In Penaeus monodon isolate SGIC_2016 chromosome 15, NSTDA_Pmon_1, whole genome shotgun sequence, a genomic segment contains:
- the LOC119581892 gene encoding prostaglandin E synthase 2-like, which translates to MNIYVRRVLSSLRQYEPIFSRSNPQTLQRYGVKESLLLRFASTGKTVKSPSKSNAMKRYGKLLAVGFSVGAIGGAAYMYEIYKKIVTPLANPSEGSEYLLKEKPPTFKPARTIRTPTDTTGLKITLFQYQTCPFCCKVRAFLDYYGFNYDVIEVNSVTRAQTRWTDYRKVPFLVVALPNSDKVLQLKDSSMIVSVMQSFLDNKTENLEDLVKCYPTIEFTDDEGEKRLEIMNRYFLMYGKHPPGRSKDDIVDERKWRKWVDDVLVHVLSPNVYRTPQESFQAFQWFSKAGSWEEHFETWERLLVLYVGSIAMFFIGKNLKRR; encoded by the exons ATGAACATTTACGTAAGAAGAGTCCTGTCGTCACTCCGGCAATATGAGCCAATATTCTCAAGGAGCAACCCACAGACCCTGCAGAGATATGGGGTGAAGGAGAGTCTTCTCTTAAGGTTCGCCTCGACGGGCAAGACAGTTAAATCACCTTCGAAATCTAACGCCATGAAGAGATACGGAAAGCTACTCGCGGTAGGGTTTAGTGTGGGAGCCATAGGAGGGGCGGCCTACATGTACGAAATCTACAAGAAGATCGTGACGCCCTTGGCCAACCCCTCTGAGGGCAGCGAGTACCTGCTCAAGGAGAAACCGCCCACCTTCAAGCCAGCGAGAACT ATTCGAACTCCAACAGACACAACTGGCTTGAAGATAACCTTGTTCCAGTATCAGACCTGCCCATTCTGTTGCAAAGTCCGAGCTTTTCTTGATTATTATGGCTTCAACTATGATGTTATTGAAGTTAATTCAGTGACTCGGGCACAGACGCGGTGGACAGATTATAGGAAGGTTCCCTTCCTTGTTGTAGCATTACCAAATTCTGATAAGGTTCTG CAACTTAAGGACAGTTCAATGATTGTATCAGTAATGCAGTCATTCCTcgataacaaaacagaaaacttaGAAGATCTAGTCAAATGCTACCCAACAATAGAGTTCACTGATGATGAGGGAGAAAAGCGCTTAGAGATTATGAATCGTTATTTCCTGATGTATGGGAAGCATCCACCCGGACGTTCCAAAGATGACATTGT CgatgagaggaaatggagaaaatggGTTGATGATGTTTTAGTCCATGTACTGTCACCAAATGTGTACCGTACTCCACAAGAATCATTCCAGGCTTTTCAGTGGTTCTCAAAG GCTGGATCCTGGGAAGAACATTTTGAAACTTGGGAACGATTACTAGTCCTGTATGTGGGATCCATTGCAATGTTTTTCATTGGCAAGAATCTGAAGAGACGGTAA